A stretch of the Arthrobacter stackebrandtii genome encodes the following:
- the ahcY gene encoding adenosylhomocysteinase, whose amino-acid sequence MSHAAAPQVPAGYKVADIGLAEAGRHQIRLAEFEMPGLMSLRAEFGDSLPLKGARIAGSLHMTVQTAVLIETLTALGAEVRWASCNIFSTQDEAAAAVVVGDGTPEHPSGVPVFAWKGETLEEYWWTAQQIFSWPGSARDPAKGANMILDDGGDATMLVHRGAEFEAAGRVPDTTEQDSAEGAVFLAALRDSLNQDPRKWTRTAAQIRGVTEETTTGVHRLYQLAAGGRLLFPAINVNDSVTKSKFDNRYGIRHSLPDGIMRATDVLIGGKVAVVCGYGDVGKGAAEALRGQGARVIVTEIDPICALQAAMDGHQVARLESIIGQGDIFITATGGTGIITAANMLAMKDKAIVGNIGHFDNEIDMAGLSRLGNATQVEIKPQVHEWVFDRGTAQERSVIVLSEGRLLNLGNATGHPSFVMSNSFTNQVIAQMELFAKAGTGEYGTGVHVLPKILDEKVARLHLPALGVELTELSAQQAAYLGLDTAGPYKPGHYRY is encoded by the coding sequence ATGAGCCACGCAGCAGCACCCCAGGTCCCGGCAGGATACAAGGTGGCCGACATCGGCCTGGCTGAGGCGGGCCGGCACCAGATCCGCCTGGCAGAGTTTGAAATGCCCGGGCTCATGAGCCTGCGCGCCGAATTCGGGGACAGCCTGCCGCTGAAGGGCGCCCGCATTGCCGGCTCGCTCCACATGACGGTCCAGACGGCAGTGCTTATTGAAACGCTCACCGCGCTGGGCGCCGAGGTCCGCTGGGCCTCCTGCAACATCTTCTCCACACAGGACGAAGCCGCGGCCGCCGTCGTGGTCGGCGACGGCACCCCCGAACACCCCTCCGGCGTCCCGGTGTTCGCGTGGAAGGGCGAGACCCTGGAGGAATACTGGTGGACGGCGCAACAGATCTTCTCCTGGCCCGGCTCGGCAAGGGACCCGGCCAAGGGGGCCAACATGATCCTGGACGACGGCGGCGACGCCACCATGCTGGTCCACAGGGGCGCCGAGTTTGAGGCTGCCGGACGCGTTCCCGACACCACGGAGCAGGACTCCGCGGAGGGCGCCGTGTTCCTCGCAGCCCTGCGCGACTCCCTCAACCAGGACCCCCGGAAGTGGACGCGCACCGCCGCCCAGATACGCGGCGTCACGGAGGAAACCACCACCGGCGTCCACCGCCTGTACCAGCTGGCCGCCGGGGGCAGGCTGCTGTTCCCGGCCATCAACGTCAACGACTCCGTCACGAAGTCCAAGTTCGACAACAGGTACGGCATCCGCCACTCCCTCCCGGACGGCATCATGCGGGCCACGGACGTGCTCATCGGCGGGAAGGTCGCCGTCGTCTGCGGCTACGGCGACGTCGGCAAGGGTGCGGCCGAGGCGCTGCGCGGCCAGGGCGCCCGCGTCATCGTCACCGAAATCGACCCCATCTGCGCGCTGCAGGCCGCCATGGACGGCCACCAGGTGGCGCGGCTGGAATCGATCATCGGCCAGGGCGACATCTTCATCACCGCCACCGGCGGCACGGGCATCATCACCGCCGCCAACATGCTGGCGATGAAGGACAAGGCGATCGTGGGCAACATCGGCCACTTCGACAACGAGATCGACATGGCCGGGCTCTCCCGTCTGGGCAACGCCACCCAGGTGGAGATCAAGCCGCAGGTCCACGAATGGGTGTTTGACCGCGGCACCGCCCAGGAGCGCTCCGTCATCGTCCTGTCGGAGGGCCGCCTGCTGAACCTGGGCAACGCCACCGGCCACCCTTCATTTGTCATGTCCAACTCCTTCACCAACCAGGTCATCGCCCAGATGGAGCTCTTCGCCAAGGCAGGCACGGGGGAGTACGGCACCGGTGTGCACGTGCTGCCCAAGATCCTCGACGAGAAGGTGGCGCGGCTCCACCTGCCCGCCCTCGGCGTCGAACTCACCGA
- a CDS encoding DUF3499 domain-containing protein: MGTLRQCTRSACREPAVATLTYVYADSTAVLGPLATFAEPHCYDLCAKHSARLTAPLGWEVIHLARSDKPPAPGPDDLLALADAVREAANASPGDAGAPAAMRQPRTTLEPPEGAAAGEPGRRGHLRILRD; the protein is encoded by the coding sequence GTGGGAACCCTTCGTCAATGCACCAGATCCGCCTGCCGTGAACCGGCCGTGGCAACTTTGACGTACGTGTATGCGGATTCTACGGCGGTGCTTGGCCCCCTGGCCACCTTTGCCGAGCCGCATTGTTACGACCTTTGTGCCAAGCATTCGGCCCGGCTGACCGCCCCGCTGGGCTGGGAAGTCATCCACCTGGCGCGGTCGGACAAGCCCCCGGCACCCGGCCCCGACGACCTTTTGGCACTGGCGGACGCGGTGCGCGAAGCCGCCAATGCCTCCCCGGGCGACGCCGGTGCTCCCGCCGCCATGCGCCAGCCCCGCACCACCCTGGAGCCGCCCGAAGGCGCTGCGGCGGGCGAACCCGGGCGGCGTGGCCACCTTCGCATTTTGCGTGACTAG
- a CDS encoding metallopeptidase family protein, whose translation MQFNTSRGDDSLRISLVPDAPDGGPAASAAPRPFARRRRDRHGRGLRGPLLPQDLPGARTRAEKFEDLVVDSAERLRELWPAALGNVGWLVEEIPSDLESLVASGESAPLGKYTREMPAAAGQPEQLAVIAIYRHPVEALCDTPGQVRELIHEVMIEQVAGLLNIDPDTVDPLFRRYRGH comes from the coding sequence ATGCAGTTCAACACCAGCCGCGGCGATGATTCGCTGCGCATATCGCTTGTTCCGGACGCTCCCGACGGCGGGCCGGCCGCCTCTGCTGCGCCCCGGCCGTTCGCCAGGCGCCGCCGCGACCGCCACGGCCGTGGGCTGCGCGGACCGCTGCTGCCGCAGGACCTGCCGGGCGCGCGCACCCGGGCCGAAAAGTTTGAGGACCTGGTGGTGGACTCCGCCGAGAGGCTGCGTGAGCTGTGGCCTGCGGCCCTGGGGAACGTGGGCTGGCTCGTGGAAGAGATTCCAAGCGACCTGGAGTCGCTCGTGGCATCCGGGGAATCGGCGCCGCTGGGCAAGTACACCCGGGAGATGCCTGCCGCGGCAGGCCAGCCCGAGCAGCTGGCGGTCATTGCCATCTACCGCCACCCGGTGGAGGCCCTCTGCGACACCCCCGGACAGGTCCGGGAGCTGATCCACGAGGTCATGATTGAGCAGGTGGCCGGGCTGCTCAACATTGATCCGGACACCGTGGACCCGTTGTTCCGCCGATACCGGGGGCACTGA
- a CDS encoding DUF5719 family protein, whose translation MDNIRKPSVPGEVQRLPERPAAKEAPAADPATGSATPAAAPAPGDAAPATVVPPTASGGATTADAAYAMLGATAGQSPAGKHAPDTVPDNATPKAAAENAKPGADKATPGTKSGTKPDATPDAAATAGEPVQPQSRRRRARPAAPEPALAGQGKRRDGSKTKIRRRWPAVVAGTTTLAVVAAAVAAGTLYPGVNATAQTEILPHQLPVGDATSNCLGPTQLLAGAAEGADPEFAAGSSTTTTKLSTVVLSKADGGLPAASVQSLDGAFSPLFTLSEEAVADAGAKTVTGEPKMRAKVLRGQDAGAPSALRITPLGGEVPQGAGAVVVQAGDGDLTGLAAATCQTPSNELWLTGASTAIGRTAVLSLSNSSPSPATVSLELFSSQGPVQTAGGKGLVVAPGTVRQVVLAGLAPDQDLLSVQVKSTGGAVGAAIQQSVLRGLTPGGVDYIAPVQAPATELGIAGVRVQDPAAATKIYEQDGYADASTALLVTVPGARDAVVEVKAYGPKGQVALPDGGVFTALAGSVTPLELKGLPEGDYSVSISSDESVAATVRMVNSTKPGDAVDVAFAPSTDRLGSSQLMAVPADVASSLVFTAPSGAATLRLVPIAEDGTLGKAKDLDLKAGTTLSVDPRETLGGQTAAVLVSVAGAPTFGSQLLSTEDSADIAVLPIPGATSGGGAIKIITGW comes from the coding sequence ATGGACAACATCCGCAAGCCGAGCGTTCCCGGCGAAGTGCAAAGGCTCCCTGAACGGCCCGCCGCGAAGGAGGCTCCCGCAGCCGACCCTGCAACCGGCAGCGCCACACCCGCCGCCGCGCCTGCACCCGGTGATGCCGCGCCCGCCACCGTGGTGCCGCCCACCGCATCCGGCGGCGCCACCACCGCCGACGCCGCGTACGCCATGCTGGGCGCCACGGCAGGTCAATCCCCGGCCGGAAAGCACGCACCCGACACCGTGCCTGACAACGCCACACCGAAGGCTGCCGCCGAGAACGCCAAGCCTGGCGCCGACAAGGCCACACCTGGCACCAAATCGGGCACCAAGCCGGATGCCACACCGGACGCTGCGGCCACGGCAGGAGAACCCGTGCAGCCCCAGTCCCGGCGGCGCAGGGCCCGCCCGGCGGCGCCCGAGCCTGCCCTGGCCGGGCAGGGGAAAAGGCGGGACGGGAGCAAAACCAAGATTCGCCGTCGGTGGCCTGCAGTAGTGGCTGGAACCACAACCCTCGCCGTGGTGGCCGCGGCGGTGGCGGCCGGGACGCTGTATCCGGGCGTCAACGCCACGGCGCAGACGGAAATCCTGCCCCACCAGCTGCCGGTGGGTGACGCCACCTCCAACTGCCTGGGTCCCACGCAGCTGCTGGCCGGTGCGGCCGAAGGCGCTGACCCGGAATTTGCCGCCGGCTCCTCCACCACCACCACGAAACTGAGCACAGTGGTCCTGAGCAAGGCCGACGGCGGGCTCCCCGCAGCGAGCGTGCAGTCGCTCGACGGGGCATTCTCACCGCTGTTCACGCTGTCGGAGGAGGCTGTGGCCGATGCCGGTGCGAAGACGGTGACGGGCGAGCCGAAGATGCGCGCCAAGGTGCTGCGCGGGCAGGACGCCGGGGCGCCGTCCGCGCTGCGCATCACACCGCTGGGCGGCGAGGTGCCGCAGGGCGCCGGCGCCGTGGTGGTCCAGGCCGGCGACGGCGACCTTACCGGGCTTGCCGCCGCCACCTGCCAGACCCCGTCCAACGAGTTGTGGCTCACGGGCGCCAGCACGGCGATCGGCCGCACGGCCGTGCTGTCGCTGTCCAACTCCTCCCCGAGCCCCGCCACGGTTTCCCTGGAGCTGTTCTCCAGCCAGGGCCCGGTGCAGACGGCGGGCGGCAAGGGGCTTGTCGTGGCGCCGGGCACTGTGCGGCAGGTGGTCCTTGCCGGGCTGGCGCCCGACCAGGACCTGCTGAGCGTGCAGGTCAAGAGCACCGGCGGCGCCGTGGGTGCCGCCATCCAGCAGTCGGTCCTGCGCGGGCTCACGCCCGGCGGCGTGGACTACATCGCCCCCGTGCAGGCGCCTGCCACTGAGCTGGGCATTGCCGGCGTGCGGGTGCAGGACCCGGCCGCGGCAACCAAGATTTACGAGCAGGACGGCTACGCCGACGCGTCCACGGCCCTGCTGGTCACCGTCCCCGGCGCCCGCGACGCCGTCGTGGAGGTCAAGGCGTACGGCCCCAAGGGCCAGGTTGCGCTGCCGGACGGCGGCGTGTTCACTGCCCTTGCCGGTTCCGTCACCCCGCTGGAGCTGAAGGGCCTTCCCGAGGGCGACTACTCAGTCAGCATCTCCTCGGACGAGTCCGTGGCGGCCACGGTGCGCATGGTCAACTCCACGAAGCCCGGCGATGCCGTGGACGTGGCCTTCGCGCCCTCGACCGACCGGCTGGGAAGCTCCCAGCTGATGGCCGTGCCGGCGGATGTTGCGTCGTCGCTGGTGTTCACTGCGCCCTCCGGCGCCGCGACACTGCGGCTGGTGCCCATTGCCGAAGACGGGACGCTGGGCAAGGCCAAGGACCTTGACCTGAAGGCCGGCACCACACTGTCCGTGGATCCGCGGGAAACCCTGGGCGGGCAGACAGCGGCCGTGCTGGTGTCCGTGGCGGGTGCACCAACGTTTGGTTCGCAGTTGCTGTCCACGGAGGATTCGGCCGACATCGCCGTGCTTCCCATTCCGGGCGCCACCTCCGGCGGCGGAGCCATCAAGATCATCACCGGCTGGTAG